CCTGCGCCTTCAGCTCAAGCATCAGGTCGAGCAGCTTGCGGCTGTCGTTCTCCTGCAGCGCCGCCGTCGGCTCGTCGAGGATCAGCAGCTTCACGTCTTTCGAAAGCGCCTTGGCAATCTCGACAAGCTGCTGCTTGCCCACACCGATGCTGTCGACCAGCGTGCCCGGCGCGTCGCGCAGGCCCACTTTGGCCAGCAGTTCCTCGGTGCGGCGGAAAGTCTCCTGCCACTGGATCACGCCGCCTTTCTGTCGCTCGTTGCCAAGAAAGATGTTCTCGGCAATCGACAGCTGCGGCACCAGTGCCAGTTCCTGGTGGATGATGACGATGCCCTTGTCCTCGCTGTCGCGCAGCGTTTTGAACTCGGCGAGCCCGCCATCGTAATGGATTTCCCCGTCGTAGCTGCCCACGGGATAGACCCCGGAGAGCACCTTCATCAGGGTCGATTTCCCGGCACCGTTCTCGCCGCAGATCGCGTGGATCTCGCCTTCGCGGACCTGAAGGTTCACCTGGTCGAGCGCTTTCACACCAGGGAATTCCTTGGTGATGTCGCGCATCTCGAGCAGAAGAGTCATGACCCGTACCTGCCTTGTATGAAGTGAAGGTCGGGGGAGGCCAAAGGGCCTCCCCCTGATGTCATGCCCCCGGAAACAAGAAGGGGCATGGCGGGAGGATCACTTGATCTGATCTTCGGTGTAGTAGCCCGAGCCGATCAGAACCTCTTCCCAGTTCGAGGCGTCCACCGGGACGGGCTCGAGCAGGTAGGACGGGACGACCTTCACGCCGTTGTCGTAGGTCTCGGTGTCGTTGATCTCGGGCTCGGAGCCTTCCATCACGGCGTTGACCATGCCGACGGTGACGCGGGCCAGTTCACGGGTGTCCTTGAAAATGGTCGAATATTGCTCGCCTGCGAGGATCGACTTCACCGACTGCACTTCGGCGTCCTGACCGGTGACGATCGGCATCTTCAGATCGCCCGAGCCATAACCGACGCCCTTGAGCGACGAGAGAATGCCGATGGACAGACCGTCATAGGGTGCGAGCACGCCGTGCACGTCCTTGTCGGTGTAGTTGGCCGACAGGATGTTATCCATGCGCGCCTGCGCCACCGCGCCGTCCCAGCGCAGCGTGCCGACCTTGTCCATGCCCATCTGGCCGGACTGCACCACGATGTCACCGCTGTCGATCAGCGGCTGCAGCACCGACATGGCACCGTTGTAGAAGAAGTAGGCGTTGTTGTCGTCCGGCGAGCCGCCGAAGAGCTCGACGTTCCACGGCTTGCTGTCGGGAAAGCGCTCTTCGAGACCTTCCACCAGCGAGGTCGCCTGCTGCACGCCCACTTTGAAGTTGTCGAAGGTGGCGTAATAGTCGACGTCGCCGCTGTCGCGGATCAGGCGGTCATAAGCCACGATGCGCACGCCCGAGGCGGCAGCGTTGGCCAGAGCGTTCGACAGGGTGGTGCCGTCGATGGCGGCGATCACCAGCACGTCGACACCCTTGGTCACCATGTTCTCGATCTGCGCGAGCTGGTTGGGGATGTCGTCCTCTGCGTATTGCAGATCGGTCTCGTAGCCGGCTTCCTGCAGCTGCTTGACCATGTTGTTGCCGTCGTCGATCCAGCGCGCCGAGCTTTTGGTCGGCATGGCGATGCCAACGGTGCCCTTGTCCTGGGCGAATGCCGCGCTGGAAAGCGCAACAAGGCTCACCGCGAGCGCACCCGCGAGTTTCTTGAAAGTCATCGGTATCCTCCCGTTAAGGGGGCGTCTCCCGCACCCCACTTGTCCCCGCGGACTCCTTATGGACTCCCTTGGCGACGTCAAAAGTCCTACTTAATGGCGACATACCGAACAAATACCATTATTGGTAATCTGCATATCGATATAGGTATGTGACATGTCCGAGCTTCTGAAGAACCTGCGCCCCGCCCAAATCCGCCTGATCGCCGCCATTGCGGAACACGGGCAGCTGCAAGTGGCGGCGAATGTGTGCCGGATGACCCAGCCCGGGGCCTCACGGATGCTTGCCGATCTGGAAAAAGCGGTGGGTGCGCAGCTGTTCAGCCGCACGCCGAAGGGGATGGAGCCCACGCCCACCGGCGCTCTGCTCGCGCGGCATGCGCGGCGCATCGAGCATGACCTGCGCCGCATGGCCGAGGATTTCGACGATTTGCACTCGGGCCTTGGCGGCACGGTGAGGGTCGGCGCGGTCACCGGCCCGGCGCTTGGCCAGCTGGTGCCACAGGTGCAGCGGCTGAAGGCCGAGTCGCGCTCGGTGGACATCTCGATCGAAGTCGCCCCTTCAGTGGCACTGGTGCAGGCGCTGGAGCGTGGCGAGCTCGATTTCGCCCTCGCCCGCCTGC
This portion of the Salipiger sp. CCB-MM3 genome encodes:
- the chvE gene encoding multiple monosaccharide ABC transporter substrate-binding protein, with protein sequence MTFKKLAGALAVSLVALSSAAFAQDKGTVGIAMPTKSSARWIDDGNNMVKQLQEAGYETDLQYAEDDIPNQLAQIENMVTKGVDVLVIAAIDGTTLSNALANAAASGVRIVAYDRLIRDSGDVDYYATFDNFKVGVQQATSLVEGLEERFPDSKPWNVELFGGSPDDNNAYFFYNGAMSVLQPLIDSGDIVVQSGQMGMDKVGTLRWDGAVAQARMDNILSANYTDKDVHGVLAPYDGLSIGILSSLKGVGYGSGDLKMPIVTGQDAEVQSVKSILAGEQYSTIFKDTRELARVTVGMVNAVMEGSEPEINDTETYDNGVKVVPSYLLEPVPVDASNWEEVLIGSGYYTEDQIK
- a CDS encoding LysR family transcriptional regulator, whose product is MSELLKNLRPAQIRLIAAIAEHGQLQVAANVCRMTQPGASRMLADLEKAVGAQLFSRTPKGMEPTPTGALLARHARRIEHDLRRMAEDFDDLHSGLGGTVRVGAVTGPALGQLVPQVQRLKAESRSVDISIEVAPSVALVQALERGELDFALARLPPQVNEREFLIEPARDEIVQLLVREGHPMLAQGPVAIADLHGTRWILQQRGAPIRAAIETAFHDEGLTAPPDVITTSSLLAIIALLKDSDAVAPMSQEVIDLMLEPPVSADLRRLRLNRLITVEPYLIIQARGRHLSTAAQRLLTMVQESIRAF